Below is a genomic region from Vitis riparia cultivar Riparia Gloire de Montpellier isolate 1030 chromosome 5, EGFV_Vit.rip_1.0, whole genome shotgun sequence.
TAAGGCGAAACTCATCACCTTCCATCTCATATTTTGGGCACACACGTTGATTATGTTATTTAAGGGAGTTAGCTAGTGAATTCAAAGTAAAAGAGATATAGAAATAAAAGCTAAACCTTTTATATGCGAGGAGTTTTAGTGCTAATGTTGTTAAGGAAGCATAGAAGACAAGATTTTTAGAATCTAATGCCTTCCAACTAgcaatttttggaattaaaagaGACCAACTAGCACAAAAAACTTGGACCCGAATGGGATATAAGAATAATTGTTGTTTTCAAATGTTATCCAACAagggaatgaaaaataaaatttgaaaaactaaaGATTCCAAAGGAATATTGTATGACAATCAACAAGAAgatttgaaagtattttttaatgatttctctaaaaaaaatcacttattaaaatctaagaataaattttgaacttttttatttgttcaatcCTTGggtcaaagaaaaagaaaataaagagtaaatttaaaaagtcacaTAGAATAAAATTCGCATAGCATTTTTGCACATCAATAGTTTGAAAACGTTTTAGCCTagctagtttttatttttttttaaatggaaaatttatgtataaattggTCAAAACCTCTTTGTATAATAGTCATGTTGCTCATAAACAAGTCTTTTATCACTTTGATTCCTAAATCAAGTAACGAGGAATCCTCAAATCATTGTAGACCTATTAGTGTGTGCAatgtttatttcaaaataatagcTAAAATATTGGCAAATATGGTAAAACCTTTATTGAACAAAATTGTCTCTCCTTTTCAAGGGGTATTTGCCCTAAGAAGACTTATGAATGATATTATGTCATTACCTTATAAAATCATgcattaatttaaaaagaaaatagacaAATTTGGATGCATGATGATTAAATTTGATATAGAAAAAGTATGTGATAGGCTTGAATGAGATTTTATTACGatgattttattcaaaatagGTTTTCACCTTAAATCGGTTGAATAGGTAATAGAAAACATTTccaccataattttttttctcttaataaatGGTATTCCACAAGGAAAAATTCAACCATCAAATAGGTACTAGGCAAGAATACCctttatttctatatatttttattatttattagaatatttggacaaaaaagttaataaaaatcatttaggaATTCCAACTCATCAAAATGGACCCAaaatttctttccttatatctaTAAGTGATTGTACAATATTTACTAAGGCCTCTCAAACTACTTTTACTAATATTAATAGGCTTTTGGATAGTTCTTGTGCATTATCAAATCAACTTGTGAATTTTAATTAGTCATATGTTTAGATTTCTAGTAACGTTCAGAGGGTTATGTAGAGGAGTTTAGGAGAAGCTCTaagtatttttctttccaatggCATTAGTAAATATCTTGGTTGTCCAATTATTCAAAGTAGAATAAAAATGAGCATTTTTTCTTAAGTAAttcttaaatctaaaaaaaaggTTAGCATATTGGAAAACTTGATTCATTTCAAGAGGTAGCAAAATAGTTTTATACAGACTAATCTGGCTAATTTCCTCATTTATgttatgaattgttttaaatttaaaaaaataaacaatgggAATCTAAATAGGATTAACAACAATTTCTTAAGGACACCATATTTTAAGGTTTAATGAATCTAGAAGGATTCATTTGGTAGCCTGAGAAGAGGTTTGTAAACAAGGAGGTCAAAGAATCAGGGGGGATAAAAATGtcaataaaactttaattactAAACTACAATGGAGAATCCTCATAGATAGTGAGAGCAATTGGGCTAGGATCATGAGggaaaaatatgtgaaaaataattttttttagattttttttttttttaaacgagATTCTATCATTTGGAATAAGGTTACTAGTTGTAGAAAATATATTCAAGTTGAGCTAAAATGGTGCAGAAGAAATGGTAGAAAAGTCTACTGCTGGACAAACTTCTAGGTTTTATATCACCACTTTTGTGGATAAAAATCATTTACATTACATTAATTGGGATGTCAAAGTACATGACTTTATAAATTGGGAAACTTGTTTTTTGATGGGGccatttggaaaatatatacTTTTCGGAACCCAACTTTATGAAATCTGAAAACCAGCCtttaatgtgaaaaattatatcttttttatgcACTCTAAGTCGGCTGCATTTTTTGTACTGagattgcctttttttttccttccatatcCACCATCCGCCTCTCCTTCCCTCAGTCGGCCAGCGTCATCACCAAGCGCCACTCACACCTCTCTCCAGTCGGCAATCTTTCTCTCCCTCCATTTCtcttccctctttctctctctttcctttcctttcgaCATCACCAAGAGAGAATAAGGCGATGGCAATGGTGGAGAACCAGGGCCGAAGGGAAGAAGGCGCGGTTGGTTGCCATTGACGGCGACAACCAGCAACTCTTGTGGTCATTGATGGTGGTGGCAGCGACGacagaagcaaaaaaaaaaaaaaaaaaaaaaaatccctatttgatccttaaaaaaatccatcccccattcgatttccgagaaaattcatccttgtttgattttcgagaaaatccatgcaaaacttctaaggaaaacaaatttttttttttttttttgctcattGTGTTTTCAGGATTTGTTCTAGGGATCTTTTTGCTTTtatgccattggatttaaatttcatgaaccctaaatccacaatttttgagccaggctgaaaaacacaacctttgcttGCCGGCGGATGAGAGGTGTGAGTGGCGGTCGGTGATGACACCGGCCGACCGGTTTCATTGGGGAAGGAGGGAGGGAGAGGCGGATGGTGGGTAcgggaggaaaaaaaagggcaaTCTCGGTACAAAAAATGCAGCCAGCTTAgagtgcataaaaaaaaaaaaattatttttcacattaaaagcTGGTTTTTAGATTTAATAAAGTTGGGTTCCCAAAAGTATATATTTGTCAAATAGCCCCAttaaaacacaagtttcccttaTAAATTAGGATTCCAATGAGTTGAATATCCATCCATTGCCTCAATTATTTCTCTAAATGTTTTGGTAgatgttaaaataaatcttatccaattcttttccattttttataagatttttaGGTTTCTCTCAATATAGTAAATTCACCCTTAAGACAACAAGCTAGGCAATGAGAAAACCTTTGGCTCCCTATATCCAAAATTCTACATTAGACTTGGAAACTAAATCTTGTggctaaaataaaattcttccTAATTAGAGATGTCCTCCCTACTCATGAGCATCTAATAATTAGAATAATAGATATTGTAAACAAACATGTGTCATCTATGTAATTAAAGTATTGAAAATATTGGCCACATTTTTAGAAAGTGCCCATTTGTTTGATGAATTTGGAATCACATCAAGTTCAAATGTTTTACATCTCTATTGCAtgaagttaatttttattttaacttgaAATGGTGtctaaaaactattaaattaattacaaaattttcaactgtCCCATAAGAAAAATTGTCATTATCACTTGGGAATGTATGAATTCATTGAAATCAAGTAATGTTTAGACAAATCTATCCCAACCTTTTTTACATTATCGAGAAAGTTACcataaacttccaaaatcttcAAAAACATGTAACTGACTCCTATCTTCAAAATGAATGACGTAATAATGTCCCTCAAGTGGTTGAATATTCCTCCTATTAAtggaatattcaaattaaattttgatagttTAAGGATAGATAATTAAAGTACTTCAAGATGAGTTATTAAAGactaatgaaattataaaaatggttCCAAGCATGCATATGgataatatatcaataattattGCGAAATGTTTGACTTTAAGAGATGACGTGATAGTTGCTAAGAATGAACCAATAGATTGaaagtgattaaaaaataataataggttattataataaaaagagtaatatttctaattctattatgttattaataaaagatgtttgaaagttaaattaTGATCTAAACATTTACTATTATCATCATGATTATAAGgaagtaaataaaaacaatgaatcatttaattaaaaatgatatttgcaAGAATCCATCATCTTGAGATcaacaaatttgaatttaaagatTATTGTGACCCGTCTTATAATACAATTTATAGATAAGTGTGGATGTGACATTATTTATCTATCCACCTCGTCCTGTAAATACCATTGAGAGCCTTGTAATGAGAGATGTATTTTTGCTTGCGTATTTTAGGAAACACCATTACTAATTTAGGCCTTGGAGGTGTGATGGTTGTACAATCCATCTTACCTTTGTTGTCCTAATTAGGGGTAATAAAATTTGATACGAATTATTAATATGACTTGAACTCAACACACTTTTCGTAGGTTTTGGTTAACTATAATTAGGTTTGGATCAAATTCATATCGACTTATAtaacctatttaataaataggtagTAAATCCTTTAATAAAATCTTCTCCTCTTTCCCAAAcaaccctatttttttttagtcataaaAGCCTTTAATAAAATCTCAGATAGTGCTTAATATTTTAGAAGTCCAGACAAACAAGGTCTTCATCGATCAACCAGCGGTGGCTAAAGCCAAGCCAAGCCAAGTCATAGGCGAGTTGAGCTAGCCTCGACTCGCCTTCCACTTCTATTCTATCACGCaacaaaaatgtcaaaaaagaGAACCGAATATTTGGATGCTACCTAAAGAAAGACTTTAACCTACACTCGCTCTCCTGGGGTCCCACCTAATCAGCCAACGAGTTATCTCCACGTCTTCAAAATCAGAACAAATGGAAATTGCTAATTGTTTAATACACGTGGCGACATGATATTTGTTGATGTTGTGCTAATGCGAGGCTCTAGCTTTCATCTGATCGTAGTCGATAAAGTTGGTGATATGGTTGGGTTGCCTTGgatttatccttttatttatttatttatctgaGTTCTTTTCCTCAAGGAGTCTCCTCTGTTCTGCTTTCTACGCCCAAAACCTAAGCTAGGGTAAACCATTTCAGGTGAAATTGGGTCTGTTCTGGATCACCTCAATTCCCTACGAAATACGACGCCATCGTTGAAGATCGAAATTGAGAGCCTCGGTCTTTTTATCTCTCTTTGATTAGGTAATTGATGTTGATTTCAGTTTTTAGGTCTTCTTTGAAGCGAGGAGATTTAGATTGTTTGGTCCGATCGTTTGATTTCCccttggttgccgagaaaattgaaaattgaaaagtaaAGTTTgaatcttttgttttgttttccgTTGGGAAGATCATCATCCAACTTCTTATACTAGGGAAAGTTGGccagatttttatttattttttatggaatCTCGTATAGTTCTGTCTGTATTAGGGCTTGATTGTGGAAAAGGAGGCTTTGAATGATCAGGGTCTTGTTCGAGGAGATCTACTGTGAGGATCACGTGTTCATAATCTGCTTTTATAATTTAGGTTCTGTTTGGCTCTACAGACTTCAACTGTCTGGTACGGGACAAGAATTGCCTTGAACGTGCTCGGGAATTATTATTTGGTCGTCATATTTgcgtatatataaatatttgacaCATACAATGGATATAATCTTCCCATATCATTATTTATGCTATGGATGTAAgagttttttttcccctttatatGTAGCAGTGTATATTGTTGTGAAAGTTTGTTCCCCGccattttttctattatttcttgTATGATATTTATTGTCCATTGATGTCTGAAAATTTTATCTGGGTTTTGATAAGTTTGTCGTTCGtgttctttgatttatttttctgctCTTGCTGGTTAGAATTTGCAAACTTCTgttcaatttatatattatatcgCAGGGAAAACTTGtatcttttcctttgtttttaattatcttagattgtttttaatctttttccttttgggtTTCTTGAGCAGGAACAATGTCTTTTACACAAACTTACAGAGCGCAAGGAGGCACTTTTCATGATAATTATAGACCCTCTTTCATTAGAAACAAAAACAGCAACAGTGCTAACATTAATGATAACCGTATAAGGAGTTATAATCCCCATGACTTCTCAAGAAATTTTAGGGAGCGCTCTAAGAATTATAATTATGTTAATCATGATGCCGCACCCTCCTTGAAAAGGAGAAAATTTTCAGCTTCTGCTTGGGAAGACACTGGGAGGCACTATCAGCAACAAACCACATATGACAATGCCCCTTCAACCTGCAACAGCTTGGTCCCTGCTCCTACAAGACCTAATGCTAATGCCTACACATCTACCAGCTGTAAACGTGATCGCTCAAAGTTGGAGGATGATGATATGGTCTTTATGTCTAGGGATGAGATTGAAAGATGCTCCCCTTCAAGGAAAGATGGTATTGATGCACTTCGTGAAATGCATTTGCGGTATTCATATTGTGCTTTTCTTCAGAATCTTGGACTGCGGCTTGAGTTGTAAGCTCTTTATGATGCGTATGTTTATTTATGCTGATAACTTTCTGATTAGATTGTTTGCATAATTACTAAATGGTTCTAAAAACTATTAGTTGAAgttatttagtttagttattcatATATTCTAATTTAGGAactacttatcaaaaaaaaaaaaattctaatttaactGTGTTGCGTATCTTTCAGGCCTCAAACTACTATTGGAACTGCCATGGTTTTATGCCACCGCTTTTTTGTTCGACGTTCGCATGCTTGCCATGATAGATTTGTAAGTTTCCAGCTtcttatgttttaaatttgatgGGATGTGTATAGTTTATTGAATGATACTCAACAAGAACTCACAATGACCATGCTCTTATTTGTTTGCAATCCTTGTTCAATTTACtcattggatatttttttttttcacatggaACAATAAAATTTGGCGTGGAACTACTTTATGTTTCTGCTTTAGTTTTGTGGTCTGATCCCTCTGCCTTATTGTTTATGTATTATGTAAACCATAACCTAAGAAAACAATCATTTTCTCCCTCCACAGATATAAtgcttaaaattaaaaatggaaaaactagTCACCTTTTCTTTCAccattcttgattttttttttcaatttggttTCTAGTCATTGTCATTCGCAAAACAACTACCTTCTGTGCCTTGATGTGACTTTATGAATGCAGTGTGTTAATCTAATTTACAGTCTGTAATTCAGAGGAATAGCGTTATTACTGATCTGGCTCTGTTTGCAGTTGATTGCTACTGCTTCCCTTTTTCTTGCTGCAAAGTCCGAGGAAACACAGCGCCCTTTGAACAATGTAGTGAGAGCATCTTGTGAAATTCTCCATAAGCTGGACCTTACTTTCTTGTCTTATCTGCTCCCCGTTGTAAGTATCTTTGGAACCATTTTCTTTCACCTGTAGTCTTAtgcatatacatatacatagaTATAAAACTAAATAGCTTtgtacttatcaaaaaaaaaaaaaaaaaactaaatagcTTTGTATGGACTGAAAGAATTTCTATTATATCTTCATCTTTTTTGTCTTAACTTTGTTATGtctttttctttacttctagtattttttctcttcctttggATGTTGATATTTGATGGTATATTTCCCATGTATATTGGTGCATcccttttggcattttttttaatgcatatacTTGGCTTTCAAAAAAGGATGTTATATGTTGTAATCGATTTAAACAGTAAGCTCCTGCATCGCATGCAATTTTAGACTTTAAGTTATATAGAGATTCAAGTGTTTGCATTTTATTGCTTTTATGAATATGCATAATCCATGTCCATGTCTTTTGTCCAGCATGGATATGCATCCGAATCCGGATTGTTGGCTTAAAAATTGGGACTAAAGCTCTTAGTTTGTGTTCATAGTGTGCTTTCCTGACATGATTTGGATGTTGAACAGGACTGGTTTGAGCAGTATCGGGAACGGGTGATCGAGGCTGAGCAGATGATACTGACTACTCTAGATTTTGAGCTCACTGTGGAGCACCCATATGTTCCTCTTACATCTGTTCTTAACAAATTAGGTCTTTCACAAACTGTTTTGGTGAATTTGGCATTACACTTGGTCAGTGAAGGGTAAGTATGCTGCTATCCTTATTCTCAATGTGTTCTTTTAGTGGATTCTGAGATTGCAGATGCATTGTTTTCTGTATCAGTGATTTCAATAGGGTTAGTGGCAAAATTAGTTAGCAGAATCTAGTACATACTTCACCTGATTGTGTACAACATGAATCCTTTCCACATATCTTACACAGTTATAGTGGCCATGTTCTGTTCAGGTACTTTTCTAATGCGGGCTACTTGTATTTAGTTACTATTTCCAAAGAATGTGGTTAAAACCAGGAAGATAGTGTAGGAATTAGGTAGCATTCTTGTGTTTATGATGATCAATCTTTTTTTATAGATTTGGACTGGTTGGTGTTGGAATCTCAATCAAATTGCAAATTTATTGAGATTTAAAGGCAGTTATTAATGTGGAGGAGGATAAATCGGTTATCTTCTTTGTCCTTGGTTCAAAACTGTGTATTACTTGTGTCAGTGTTTTGTTCTTTAGAGCTCTGCATGGTCATTCTGGAATGGGATATTGATTATTTTGGCATGGCATATAATTGCAGGATCTACACAAGATTAGCGTGCTCGCATCTATGATATTCTTAGCTGGCGGATTGATATGCTGTTCATGGAAAGTTTTGTTTATCTGAAGTTGAACTGCTGATGTGTAGTGGATGCCTTTATCATGAATTTACTCTGAACCTGGTCACTGGCTATTGAAGATAGCCACAAACCCTCAGGACAGTTTTACCATCCTAATATACACCCTTCCTCTTAACAAACTTATAGTTTGTGAAACCAATGGCCACTTGTCTACTTAATGTCCATTCCTGCAAGTCTGGGAGTCGCCTTGAATgggctataaaaaaaaaaaaaagaaaagaaaaattggttTGGGTGAGTTTGGTTTTgagaatataaaatgttttccaattttaaaaaatggtagaaatTTGGTGACAAATGTTGAAAACTGTTTCAAAATTTTCGAAAAAAAAGCCTGTTTTCTGGAAGTCTTccacattttcttctttctttgtctCTCATTTGTCCCATTGTTTGTTTAAGAACAGAAACAACTCAAGTTGACTGATTCCCAAAAGTTTCAATAGTTTCCATTCTCAGAAAAGGAATCACTTTTGAAAACGTTTTTGAATTAGATGGGTGCATATTTCTATCCTCGTTCTTTATGTGATTTTTATTGCTGACCCACTTGGACAAGGAATATGGTTGGATATCTAGGGagattttctagtttagctaaGGCTTGTCTCTGAAATAcccaaaaattttgaattgttatTTTGCTTCAAATCCTACCATGATTTTGTAACTTTGCATATCccaaatatttggaattttctGTTGGGTTTTAATTAGGACTAACTGTGTCCATGAATTagcattaaaaatttaaatcctTGGTCCAGGAGTTGCTGTTAGACATAGGAGTGTCTGCAGTTCAGAAACTGCCAGAGTTGAGCACTATTATCTTTGctaattttggttttgttgCCTTGTCTGGAAATGAAACTAGTGGCCCTAAAAAGTTGATGTGCTGGTGGACATTAGGGTTAgcctttctttttttgataagtaagcaaagagaatatattatttataattaatagaTGCACAGTGGACAACTTAGATAGCTTCTCTAGAACTATTTTTGAGTTGGCTGCAAGAAACCTTTTCTGTTGCTTACTTTTTATTGAGGAGAAATCTACTACTATAACATCATTACTGAAAATTCTAGATCTACCTATCCTACAAGATGTGTTTCCTTTTGTGCTTAATTTAATTGGGTATTTTTTATTAGGGATGTAAGCCCTAACCAATTATATGAAGACTGGTGGGAAATTATGGGTAGCAGTTGCCATTTAGATTGAGTGGCCTGTAGACCATTTAAGTGATGTATAGTGATGATCTTTATCTTTATCCACATTACTAGGTTGCACTTCTTtagttctttttctcttttaaatatattcCTTTATACCAATTTTTCACTGGTATTTCTTCTTTCAGTTTCCTCATATTGCTTTTCCTCCTCCCCACACTAAACAATCTTGACAATATAAGTTTTTGTGGATAAGCCATAAGATTTATTCTGTCATTTTTCAACTTTATTGGTTCTTTCCAGCCTTCTGTTGGTATCATAGAACGGGTAAGAAAGAGTAAGTGAAGGATGTGTCTCTATGTTATATTTTTGCTGTCGGCTTTGCTTGGCCTTTATGCTCTGGCAGCTGGATTACCTTTTTGGTACCTAATCCCTGGATGTTTCCTAAGCAGTTATTGCGACCATACATGGCAATACCTGCAAACCTTATTTTACAAGTCTACTGATTATTACTGCTTTCTCCTTATTCTGATTAGTATTTCAGTATTTAtgttgaaagaataaaaaagtgCCGGACCTTTTTTACTGGGAATTTGTTGCTATACCTACCTAcctttttttataagtaaattttaaactatttttttcctttttcttttctataatttatttgtgTATATGTTTATTTTCATGGATAAACATTATGTGCttattactataatttttttaaatgtctaaGCTTCACTTTTGGTACTACCTGGGCTCCTATTCTGTGTGTTCTTTCCCTTCCCCTCTTAACTAAGATAATACTTTAGAAAATGTACACTTGTTCAATTCATTTGGAACTGAATGAAAATGAacattatatttgatataatctCTCGTACAATATGTACTTGTATTTTGTAAATTGTACTTAACGGTTCATAAATCATGATACTATTGCATCTATAGCCATGTTGCAAAATGTGCTATAAGTTTGTTAACCTTAGGCAATCAACATTTACTTATACAGCTTAAAACACAAAGTGGGCTATGAAGGATTGAAGTCCAATACACTAACACATAATATGGCATTATTTATTGCAAAATTTGAATAGCCAGGAGCATGTTATGCCAAAAAACTCAAAAGAACAGTAAGCACTAAATACGTACTGTACTTACAagtatatcatttattttatttgttgtagCCAGTGCATCTCTCAAACTTACCTTGACAATCTTCATCTTTATTCTTTTGGTTTTCAATGTCAATTATGTTCTTACCATTATTATCTGCTCCTACCACCAGTGCCTCATGGTCATGAGggcctttttgtttttgtttgtttgttttaaggaaaagaaaagaaaaacaaaaaaaatcaactactGAACTTCTAAAGCCTGTATGTATTGAGAAGTTTTTTcgtccactttttttttcttctcattttgttcctttgtttttttcttttctctctctttctttttttctttttttgtcattttttggtTAACAGGttaaatgtcattttctttgttcataCTAGCATGCTGAATATGGAAGTCATATTTGCCCTCCACATATTCACATCCCTCAAAACAATCTTAAGTTATATATCATTATATTATATTCAGCATAGTGTAGcttcacatttttatttcacATGTCTCATGCATGTGTTTACCAAGTCTGACCTCCAGCTATGGTTTTTGGGTACGGGACTGTCTGTCTTTGGGATGTTGAGATTTGAGTCCTGGAGGGTTGCAACATGTTAAGCACCTCATCATATGCGGCATCATCAGCATCATTTTATTTAACCTGAAGCTCTTATTATTTCTGAGTGGTATCCTTTtggattttcaaagaaaatccctATTAATCCTCCTCGCTTGGAAGGATGCTTGTGTGAAAAGCTAGGGTTGGTTTTAGTGGATTCCTTCCATGCTTCTCAAGCAAATATTCAGAAAACCACCTACATTGACACCGAGAACTTTCTGATGCATGTTACCAATGCAATCTTTTAGTATCCTAAAAGAGTAACTTACAGGAGTATAATGGTGCTTGCAACTTAGAGCATTGATTTTATGCCTGCTTATGGCTTCTGGTGGTCTTTGGTGGCATGCTATTCTATAGTGGGGATTACGTACATGAATGTCTTTTAGCTTGAAAGCATGCATATCAGCAAAGTCTCTGCAGATTGAACTATTGGGTGGACGATACTGGCATTTGCCTTTCAAGAAGTGTTTGCTTGCAATGAATTCCTCTTTCCTAGTTGCTTTATCTTTTGAATTGCATGTGTTTCTGGAGTTGGGAATACCCTGCAGCAGAACTGGGCCTGGGAGTTGATGTGTTCTCTAGATGGGTATAAGATGTTTGCTAGTATTTTGGTACTGTTATCAGCCATATCTGCAGACGAATCTTGGAAAATATTCCACCTGGGTTGCTGCATTTTTAGTtggtaagaagaaaaaaatgcttTGCTTGCTTTCTTTACTTGAAACCAATGTTTGATATGTTGTCTTAGCTTTTTGGTTTTATGCTCTATACCTATGTTTAGTATTTGAAAGCTGATGTGATTTGTGTTGGCATTATGCTAAGTTCTACAAGACATTGCCTGTTCATTTTAGTGTTGCCCGAGATGGTTGGTTTGTTAACTATCCATGGATTTCTCCAACTCTGAATAATaggtttatttatttccatatGGCCTTCTCAAGTCAAACCAATGTTTTGCAGGCTGCGAAGCTCTCTGTGGCTTCAGTTCAAACCACATCATATTGCTGCGGGGGCAGCCTACCTTGCTGCCAAGATCCTAAATTTGGATGTTGCTTCTTACCAGTATATCTGGCAGGAGTTTGAAACAACGCCAGCTATTCTTCAAGGTAGTTGGCACTATTTTGAATATTATGTGAATGTTCAAGATTTTACGTTAATTTTATATTTGCCAATAGTCTTGGTTCTTAGTATTTAATTATGAATCTCATTGCATTGCTCCCACCTTTTTAACAATCTGTTGATCCTTTGATGCAGATGTTGCCCAGCAGTTGATGGAGCTATTTTAGTTTCTATGCAGATTCAGTTCACCAGTTGATTGAGCTCTTTTAAAAGATTACACAGTAGACTAGGCTTCAGGAATGAATGTTTCATGTTAGATATGGGTATtatattcattgttttttaaTGCCGTGTTTGTAACCAATGATTGGAAAATCATCAGTGTTGTCCAGGTTAT
It encodes:
- the LOC117915428 gene encoding cyclin-T1-3-like isoform X1: MSFTQTYRAQGGTFHDNYRPSFIRNKNSNSANINDNRIRSYNPHDFSRNFRERSKNYNYVNHDAAPSLKRRKFSASAWEDTGRHYQQQTTYDNAPSTCNSLVPAPTRPNANAYTSTSCKRDRSKLEDDDMVFMSRDEIERCSPSRKDGIDALREMHLRYSYCAFLQNLGLRLELPQTTIGTAMVLCHRFFVRRSHACHDRFLIATASLFLAAKSEETQRPLNNVVRASCEILHKLDLTFLSYLLPVDWFEQYRERVIEAEQMILTTLDFELTVEHPYVPLTSVLNKLGLSQTVLVNLALHLVSEGLRSSLWLQFKPHHIAAGAAYLAAKILNLDVASYQYIWQEFETTPAILQDVAQQLMELF
- the LOC117915428 gene encoding cyclin-T1-3-like isoform X3 gives rise to the protein MSFTQTYRAQGGTFHDNYRPSFIRNKNSNSANINDNRIRSYNPHDFSRNFRERSKNYNYVNHDAAPSLKRRKFSASAWEDTGRHYQQQTTYDNAPSTCNSLVPAPTRPNANAYTSTSCKRDRSKLEDDDMVFMSRDEIERCSPSRKDGIDALREMHLRYSYCAFLQNLGLRLELPQTTIGTAMVLCHRFFVRRSHACHDRFLIATASLFLAAKSEETQRPLNNVVRASCEILHKLDLTFLSYLLPVDWFEQYRERVIEAEQMILTTLDFELTVEHPYVPLTSVLNKLGLSQTVLVNLALHLVSEGDFNRVSGKIS
- the LOC117915428 gene encoding cyclin-T1-3-like isoform X2, coding for MSFTQTYRAQGGTFHDNYRPSFIRNKNSNSANINDNRIRSYNPHDFSRNFRERSKNYNYVNHDAAPSLKRRKFSASAWEDTGRHYQQQTTYDNAPSTCNSLVPAPTRPNANAYTSTSCKRDRSKLEDDDMVFMSRDEIERCSPSRKDGIDALREMHLRYSYCAFLQNLGLRLELPQTTIGTAMVLCHRFFVRRSHACHDRFLIATASLFLAAKSEETQRPLNNVVRASCEILHKLDLTFLSYLLPVDWFEQYRERVIEAEQMILTTLDFELTVEHPYVPLTSVLNKLGLSQTVLVNLALHLVSEGIYTRLACSHL